gtatataaCAGAAATACATGTAAAAGGTATAAATGATTCAATTTATGGTCTTACAATGTTTAACTGTCTCTCCAGCAGTCTAATCTAAGATCACTTGTCTTTTCCTTGCCTAGCATGGAAGCTTGGCTGGCTACATAGTTTTTCTATGAGAACACTATTAAATTTTTGTGgcaattttcctcctttttcttggATTGTGCTTGAAACATTCCAAGTTGGCAGAAGACAGCCAACATGTAGCAAGTGTATTTAAGGTTAAATATAACCAGTATTCAGGGAATTGGCCAAAAGGCAAAAACCGTTCATAAGTTTACCTTCAGTATAAGAGAAATCCAGCTTCTTAGAGATATGAAGTTTTAGGCAGCAGAGGTAGAGGTATGTACCTCTTGGAAAATATGTAGTGAAGTTTGGATAGAACAAAGGACGTGGATGCCCGGTGCACTTGGGCCCTCACAGGGAGGCTGCAGGATGTGACACTCGGCCCTTACCTTTCCTTAGGGGAGGAGGGGTCCTGCCATTATacgaatttcttttttttaattagttaattattttatttttggctgctgggtctttgtcactgcgtgtgggctttctctagttgtggcaagtggggctgTTCTCTaattgcagtacacaggcttctgctgcagtggcttctcctgttggggAGCATGGGGTCTAGggtacacgggcttcagtagttgtggctaatgggcttagttgctctgaggcatgtggggtcttcctggaccagatattgaacctgtgtcccctgcattaacaagcagacttttaaccactggaccatcagggaagtccaggaatttCTATCTTTGGACTCTGTTGGTCCTTGAGTTCTTCCATGGATgggttgtcttttctttccttaattcatgcataagcctcagtttcctctctagGCTCTGGCCAATATCTGACTTGTCCTTCTGAGTGTCACGACCCCCTTTATCCATAAAGACTGCTCTGATTTCTACTAGGTTTAGGCTCCCAACAGAGGCTGATGTCCCTACGGATTTGTGCTGTGGATCTTCTGTACCTTCCCAGTTTCTTGTGGATGAAGCATCTGACACACACACTTCATCTGGCTTTTAAAGTTACTCTTTCATGGCGTCTCTTACAGGAACTGGGGCAACTTGCTTGCAGGGATCTCTGCTAATTCCCTGTCCTGGGCAAAATGATCTAATCTGTAATGTAGAAGGACCCATTTTCCCACACCCCCTCTTTAATACTCTCCTTCTAAGAGTCTCCTGGGTCTTCTCACTTCTGAGTTGATCATAGATTCTTGTCCTGTTTGCTATTCTTCCCAGTCCAAAGGACTAATTATGAAAGCCCAGGAGAAGAATTAGAGTGGCCCCCTCTCATGGTCCTCTGGCTTCCCTTTGTCCCAGTGGAGGGCCCAGGGAAAAAGCTATCCACACTGGGGACTGAATTTCTTCCccagaagcaaatggcaacacactccagtattcttgtctggaaaatcccatggacagaggagcctggtaggccactgtccatggcatcacaaaagagtcagacatgactgagtgactaaacagcagcaaccatCTGCTTGAcgatttcttccaaggagctttgCAACCTTATCCATGGAGTTAGTCTTTGAAACATGGGTAATGGAGTAAGAAAAGATGGACTTGGGGAGTGTAGGTCAAGTGAGGAGGTGGTGTTGAAAGACAAAGTGAGACATAGGTTCCAGTGTCTTTTCATACTCTGTGGGTTGAAAGTAAAAGGCAAGCGGTGAGGTAAAAATGATCCTTGAGTATTGTGGCATCCAGTGATAAAAGGGATTTGGAGGCTGGCATGGAGCAGACTGCAACCTTTTACTATTGTGTCAGGGGTACAAAGGGCTACTGCAATCCTTATGCAAAGTTATAATGagcatatttttctaattataaagatAAAAGATCTATTATAAAAAATGAGTTTGTGAAACTGGGAATTACCATTAAGAAAGAAATTGAATGCACCCTCAAACATGAAGTTATACTCAAAATACTgttgtagttttaaaatatttgtttatttattatttataatgttgggctgtgctgggtctttgttgctgcatgcgggctttctgtGGTCGTGGAGTGAAGGCTCAGTAGTcggggcacacaggcttagttgcctgatggcatgtgaaatcttcccggaccagggtcaaacccatgtccccagcattggcaggcagagtctttactactggaccaccagggaagcccctgttatgGTTTTTACCCTGAGATTTTCAGGGCCTATCCACCTCCCACTGTCAGACAGtatgtggaaagtgaaagtctctcagttgtgtctgactcttttagaccccatggactgtagcctgccaggctcctctgtccatggaattctccagaccagaatattggagtggttagccattctcttctctagggaatcttcccaacccagggatcaaattcaggtctcccacattgcaggcggattctgtaccatctgagcctccagggaagaccAGACAGTATGTGGATCAGATCATTAATCAGAAGCCCTGGGTCTGCCCAGCAGGTTGGAGGAAAGAACCGTATTTTGGCTCCTTTTTCTCTTACCTGCTCCTAGGTCAAAGGAGCCATGCCTGAAGCTAAAGACTCGTTCTCTTTGTAACAAAGACTATGGCAAGATGCTTCCTATAATAGGGTCAGTTCCTGCCACGAAGGAACCTCTGATCAGCTCTGGACAAAAATTACCTAAAAGGAGCACATTGACACAGACCAGAAGCCTGCCCTCCACAGACTTGTTCTCTGGCCCTGTCACCCATGGCCGGGCTGGGGCTTCTTTTCCTGGGAGGCCTTTGTAGACCCCTCGGTTACTGGACTCTGCTTTCTGCTTCCTTTGAACTCTGTGGGCCCTCATGTTTTCGAAAGTATTCAACATAAAGAAGGAAGATTTCTCTTACATGTGTTTCCACAAAATCTGAAAATATCATGCAACTTTAACTTTCTATTTGTGTCCACCTGAGAAAATTTAAAGCCAGAAACCACAACAGAACAGGAAGTGACTGTGCAAATAGGAAAGGGCAGTGAAAGTAAAGGGAGTGAAAGCTGAGGGCCCCCTGGGGATTTCAGCcctgaaggagaaggaaagtCCTGCGATATGGAAGCAAAGGAATAGATCCAGAAAAGCAGGCAGACGTGCCAAGAAAAGTGGACCAGGCTCCAGAATCAGTAAAAGAATACAGGATGTTTTTCCCATTCCAGCCTAGGAGATTCCCTTCTCAATTTCGGATATTGATTTAAGCCATTGTGCTGACTCAATACAAATATGTCTTTGATATgatcatatctattttttaaaaaaactttttatattatattggagtatagcagattaacagtgttgtgagtTTCAGAAGAGCAacgaaaggactcagccatacataaacgTGTATCCATTCGCCCCCAAAACtgccctcccatctaggctgccacataacattgagcagagttccatgtgctatacagtaggtccttgttggttatccattttaaatatagcagtgtgtacatgaccatatctattttttttctcttcaaggtTCTTACCAATTCAGTTGACTTTGTCAGTCAGCTATCAAAAGTGAAATGGAACAGTTTCAAACCAGTTTAtcgaaaaagacataaaatattctCATATAGGTTTAtatggagaaaatgaagaaaagagttACCACTTGTTGTTAACTCCAAGAAAGGGGCTTTCTAAGAGCTTTAAAATGTACTTACATcagctttacaaatatttttcattccagttgagaaaactgagactcaaagaaaTTGAGTTGCCTCCAAGCAGAATAAGGTTTCATGCAGAACCTCAGATAGTGAGTTAGAGTCTTTAAGCAATAAGTTGGATTTCtgtgggttttttaattttttttctttttacttgcagaaatattctttttctttttccctgggCTTCTCTTTTTGGTGGCTACATTTTTACTTTCTGATGATTTTAGTCTATTTTTTGTGATATGATTTTAATCTATTCTTTCTTTACCTTAGATTTTTGGGGAAGAGAAATTCTCTGATCCAGTTTCATTTTTCCATCTAATGAAAGAAAATCCTCAGAATTTTATATCTACTGCAGTATGATTATTTTTGAGTCCACaaaatttcctgattttataAAGCCAATGCTGACCTCTGTAGAACAACTCCAAAGTTAATTAAGAAAGATCACCAAACAGAAATATCAAAGTATAGATAAGAGAaaaaattcttatatatatatagctttaccAGAAAATGAACTGTATTATAAAGCAGCAATGGTATAAACACAGTAACAGGGAAGTTAGGTGATCAGagtaatagagaaaataaatctctggggagttccctggcactccagtggttacaactctgtgctttcactgctgtggcctggggttcaatccctggtccaggaactaagattcacatgctgcatggtacagaaaaaaaaaaaaaaaaccaaaatctcAGAAATTGTTATATAATCTGTAGTAATTAAGTTTGAAAGTAACATCTTAGATGctaatatggaagaaaaaaagtttcaaaaaatggTTACAATATAAATGCCTGGTAATCTAGACACAAATCAATTTATAGTCTCATctcatagatgaaaaaaaaatcctaatgtactataaaaataaatgtgaaagatttaaaacataaagagaaTCGATAATCCATAAGATCAATAGAAGAATGAAAATGGGAGAGGATTGGTTCTACATGTTCAGTATTCTggcattagaagaaaatataaagaaaatgagcTGGTGTTTGTAAAGATAAAGTTGACAAATATTTGCACCATAGAAATATAGTTACTATCTGCATAAAAGGTTTATATGTACTTTCAAGAATTAAGGATATGTAAAAACATaattccctagtggcttagatggtaaagaatcctcccttaatgccagagacctgggttcaatctctgggttgggaagatcccctagagaaggaaaaggtaacccactccagtattctttcctggaaaattccatggacagaggagcctggtgggctgtagtccatgtagttacaaagagtcagatatgactaagcatcTAACAAACAACACAAAAACATAATTCACAAGGACAGTATACAACtagttaatgttttaaaatgaaatacaaataaaagaactaaaaatagcaAACAGAGCATATGAAAAGGCATTCTGGCCCACCAGTCTTTACAAATGGTTTAACAATGATGCTTAATATTTTAGCCTGTTAtataagcagtttttaaaaaaataaaatatttatttttatgtggttTGTGCTACCACATATATTTCTTGAACTCTATCCCTAAAAAtgtttgtaaaaaaatttttttaattatatcaaataacagaaacatacatttttattctcCAGGTGCTACCCTAGTTCTCTTCCTCTGTTCACAGATAAATCTCAGAAGAGGTTTCTATTTATTCTGTCTCCAAAACCTTTTTCTCCTATTTAACCTTAGTTGGTATACTCCAGTCTGGATTCTGCAGAATTAACTCTGCCAAACCAGCCCTCATTTTCCCTTAATATAAGATAccatgttttaaatgtatttcttccCGAAACATTCTCTTATCACCATTTGTCTCCAGGTTGTCATCCTGTTGTGTTGCATTCCATTCCGGGGTTCTTTTCaggctcctttttctttctcttcgcTACATTAAAACATGAAGGtttctaagcttcagtttttGGTCCTCCTCTTCGCTACTCTATTCCTAAAAGTCCTCATTCCTTTCTGGGCTTTCCAGAACGAGGATAAGCCAATTCCCAGGTTACCACTTCTAGCCATAGCACTCTGCTAAGTTCTACAACTATACATCCAGCGTCAAGTCTTAGATTCTTGAAACTGCATCCTCCAGTTTCTGGTAACAGGAGCTTTTTCTTTTGCCTATGGTGTTGTATATAATGTAGTTGGAATGAATTAACAAAATGATTAATACTTTTATGTTTCCTTCTAGCAAAAAAGGAAGTTCCAAAAGGGCTGGcacttcattttttcccttcatcCTCACCTTTTAATCCTTCGAAGGCATAAAACCTGTGATTTAGATACATAACtttaatgaaatgaatgaatgaaactgcaATTCCACCCTTTAATTGAGTTTGTGAAATCAGTCTTAACATTAATTTaagagaaacaaatgcaaaaagatttgaaagtaaaactttaaataataaataattttaaaataaaaagatgagcaCTTGTGTAAttagcacaaaataaaaatactgaaatataagAGATATAGTAAAATAGATATTTAAGTATATAAGTACATTAGTAAGATTATCTGCAATTGTCTGGTGCCTGCTATGAACTAAATGCTTTTACTTATAGTTGTTTAATACTACCAATAAATGTTTTGACAAATTTAACCCATTTATTTTATGATGAAGGCAGAAAGAGGCTTTTGAAATTACTAACATGAGGGGGTATGATGAGTTGTATCCATCCATAGTAATTGTTTAAGAGCATACCTCTAATTCCTCAGCTCTTAGACTCTCTTGCAAGCTTGATAATAAAGAGAAGGATTTCATGATTTCTTGCTCTGACAACTTCCCAGGTATTgcagctctgttctttcttttccagAGAGAAACTGTTTCCTTGGAAGTGCTTTTTCACAACCATTCTGGAATTTTCACAGTGAAGAATTCCTCCATGCTGGTCTCATTCCAACCAACCTCTTCTGCTGAACAGTTTGAAGATTTGCTGAAGCCTCTGATGGAACATAGCAGTGACCTGAGCCTTTTGGACCTTGCTGCCATCTGCCAGAAACAACAGAAGACCATTGGAACCAGCTGAATGTCCATCTTTAGGGGACTAATCAAATAATGTAGGACTCATCCATTCAGTAGGAAACAATACagctatttaaaaagataaagaagttCTCTATAAATGACTAAGATCTCCAGGTTAAAAAAGATAGGTGCAGAACAGTGAGTATAGTATGTTATCTTCTATATAAAAACAAGGGAGAGTGtaataaaagaatatatctaTATTCTCATCAGTTAGCTTATACATAAAGAAACTAGAAGGATGTAAAAAACAGTAATAACTTCAACCTGTAGAAAATGTTGGAAGCAGTTGTCAAAGTATACATTTATTCATATACCCAAAGTTAAATTGACTAGTAATTtttatggagaaggtaatggcaccccactccagtactcttgtctggaaaatcccatggacggaggagcctggtgggctgcagtccatggggtcgctaagagtcggacacaactgagcgacttcactttcacttttcacttttcactttcatgcattggagaaggaaatggcaacccactccagtgttcttgcctggagaatcccagagactcaggagcctggtgggctgccgtctatggggtcgcacagagtcggacacgactgaagcaacttagcagcagtaatttttcaaatataagttaatcaactatatttgaatttttttaagtgtaagtttttaaaataaccatTAAGGGAATATCAGTAGCTGGATAAATATCCACTCAAAGTGTCGACTTAAAAAAAGTACTTAAAAAGAGTTGCTAGTTAAGTTTtactgggggcaaaatgaggactatagccctgGAGATAGCATTTCACATACTCTGGGaagctgctccaaagaggtagaggGAAGGTcggtatatatgtgattttggtgaagagaGGAGTATATGCAATCAAGCACATGTTTTTGCAGAAGGTTTTGCTAGTCACAAGGGAACAGATATCACCatgaaggaatttagtgcttttctagatatgaggagatgcaagaattgtgctcctaaaatcagctcctgaaaatatctacctgaagacctgttctgccagtttttccagaGCACGAGTGCCTCCTTTTGGATCTCCCCTCAGAATACCATCAGgtggtgttgaaggtcagcagctacaacagcaggagtgatttatttaatccttgtagaggtagatggcaagtacCAATGGAAAGTGCCAATCTGTAGTTTTTCAAAACATCTCTGGTGacaatattttggggaaaaaaaaaacgtTGTATGTCTTCAAGCAGCATTCTAACGTTAGGATTTATCCCAAAACGGGAAGTTTTGTGCTCAGAGTCTATAATATTGGAGAACAAGGAAGTATATATTCAGGAACAAATGACAATTGTCTATCCATTTAAAAACTTGTGAGTGGAAAACAAAAGCACGAAAAATTTACTGATGGAATTCTGCTGCATGGCAAAAATTCAGCCTATATTATTTACATAGCATGGTCATAATTTGGTATTTTAAGAGAGGCAAATGACCTGTTTTAAATGATtacaatttgaaaatatgtacCCAGAGTTATAATTGGACTGTCTATTAAATTGTGTGGgataggatttttttgtttttttggttgagGAGTTTGAGGGATCTTGGTTCTGCAGCCAGAGTTTGAACcctggccacagcagtgaaagtgccgagtcctaaccactgacctGCCAGAACATTCCCAGTGTGGTATAAGAATTAACAAAGTTTTCTTTATAGAGGAAAACTAAAAGCATCTTCCCCCTAAGGAAGCCTTCTGCCAGGTTTCAGCTTCCAGAAAAGCTGCATTTCACTGTTATCCAAAAGGCAGAAGCCAAGAAATGTAAATATCGAAGTATTCATTTAGAGGAATAGCTCAGCTGCGGTGaaagatttatattaaaaataatatccgCGCAGCCATTCCTATTTAATAATACCACATACAAAGTACCCCGAAGACACCCCGCTGGCCCACCCAGCACAAGCCTGCCGGACCCAAACCCCTCCTGCTCGAGGCACCGCCCACATCCTCCCATCCCCCACGTGCCCGCCTACTGGCGAGGTCGGGCGGCTGCGCAGCCGCAGTGGCTGCCACGGCCGCTCCTAGCCCGGGGGATCCTGGGACGAGGCCTTTCCGGAAGGACTGGCTCGGCGTTGGGCCCTCGGCCCGTGTTCCAGGCCCAGGCTCGTGTTCCAGGTCCTTGCTCCAGGACGGGCCGGTAGCCGCGGCGACTATCAAAGGGCGGCGGAGGGCGCGGCGGGCCGCTCTCTGAGGTGCCGGCCCTCGCCGTCGAGCGAGACGCCGGGCCGCAGGACGTGGCGGCACCTCCCCCTTGGCCCGGAGCAGAACTGCGGGAAGAAGAGCAGCGCTGGCCGGACCAGGTGAACCGGGTCACTTAACTGCCTCAGGTGATGAATCATCTACACAGTAGTCAGATTTGAGGTCCACAGCCCTCTGGGGCCAGCTGCAGAACGGTTTTCAATGTGGGACTCTTGTGTTCTGAGGCGTGCTGCAGTGACAGTTTGCCCTTGATAAGGAAAGCgagctttctttctcttgggaCATCCTCGTTTCCTTTAAAGCTTTCCGGTCGTAACCTCTTTGTCCGGCATACATCTTTGTGCAAGAGGAAGGCGTTCACATGAAAGTGTCTCTTGGTAACGGTGAAATGGGCGTCTCCGCCCATTTACAGCCTTGCAAGGCAGGAACCACACGTTTTTTTACCAGCAATACTCACAGTTCGGTGGTATTGCAAGGTTTTGATCAACTTAGAATAGAAGGATTGCTTTGTGATGTGACTCTGGTACCAGGTGATGGAGATGAAATCTTCCCTGTTCATAGAGCTATGATGGCGTCCGCGAGTGATTACTTCAAGGCCATGTTCACAGGTGGAATGAAAGAACAGGATTTAATGTGCATTAAGCTTCACGGGGTGAACAAAGTTGGTCTGAAgaaaattattgattttatttatactGCAAAGCTTTCTCTTAATATGGACAATCTTCAGGACACTCTTGAAGCTGCCAGCTTTTTGCAAATCTTGCCTGTTTTAGACTTCTGTAAAGTGTTTCTTATTTCAGGAGTCTCTTTAGATAACTGTGTTGAAGTTGGACGAATTGCTAACACCTACAATCTTATAGAAGTAGATAAATATGTCAATAATTTCATTCTGAAGAATTTTCCTGCCTTACTGAGCACTGGAGAGTTTCTAAAACTCCCTTTTGAACGGCTTGCCTTTGTGCTTTCTAGCAATAGCCTTAAGCACTGTACTGAACTTGAGCTCTTTAAGGCAGCCTGTCGCTGGCTAAGGTTGGAAGATCCTCGGATGGATTATGCTGCAAAATTAATGAAGAATATTCGATTTCCACTGATGACACCACAGGATCTCATCAATTATGTGCAGACAGTAGATTTTATGAGAACAGACAATACATGTGTGAATTTGCTTTTGGAAGCTAGCAATTACCAAATGATGCCATATATGCAGCCAGTGATGCAGTCAGATAGAACCGCCATTCGATCTGATTCGACACACTTGGTTACCTTAGGAGGAGTTTTGAGGCAGCAGCTGGTTGTCAGTAAAGAATTACGGATGTATGATGAGAGGGCTCAAGAGTGGAGATCTTTAGCCCCCATGGATGCTCCTCGTTATCAGCATGGCATTGCTGTCATTGGAAACTTTCTTTATGTAGTTGGTGGTCAAAGTAATTACGatacaaaaggaaaaactgcTGTTGATACAGTTTTCAGATTTGATCCTCGATATAATAAATGGATGCAGGTTGCATCATTAAATGAAAAGCGCACGTTTTTTCACTTGAGCGCCCTCAAAGGACATTTGTATGCTGTTGGTGGGCGAAGTGCAGCTGGTGAGCTGGCCACTGTAGAATGTTACAATCCAAGAATGAATGAGTGGAGCTATGTTGCGAAAATGAGTGAACCCCACTATGGCCATGCTGGAACAGTGTATGGAGGCTTAATGTATATTTCAGGAGGAATTACTCATGACACTTTCCAAAATGAGCTCATGTGTTTTGACCCTGATACAGACAAATGGACACAGAAGGCTCCAATGACTACGGTCAGAGGTCTGCATTGCATGTGTACAGTTGGAGACAAGCTCTATGTCATTGGTGGCAATCACTTCAGAGGAACAAGTGATTATGATGATGTTCTAAGCTGTGAATACTATTCGCCAACCCTTGACCAGTGGACACCAATTGCTGCCATGTTAAGAGGTCAAAGTGATGTTGGAGTTGctgtctttgaaaataaaatctatgttGTAGGTGGATATTCTTGGAATAATCGTTGTATGGTAGAAATTGTCCAGAAATATGACCCAGAAAAGGATGAGTGGCACAAAGTTTTTGACCTTCCAGAGTCACTTGGTGGCATTCGAGCTTGTACTCTCACAGTTTTTCCACCTGAAGAAAATCCTGGGTCACCTTCCAGAGAATCACCTCTTTCAGCACCTTCAGATCATTCTTAGGACCAAGGTGTAAAACCTTTGCAGTGCATCAAGGATGATCCCGCAATTCCCCTTCAGTTGTATCTTCTTACAATGATTGGTACAGTTATTAGATTAAAAAGGTAATTGATGTTATTTGTATTGTTTGGCTTAGTATGTTTATCAAATGGTTAACGAATGTATTCTGCAAATGTATGTATTCAACATAGCtattttaacaaatgtaaaaagcagaaaaatgattGTTAGATATCTTTTTGTGGTGTTGTGTAAGGCAAAGTGTAGGTGATTGAAGTAAATGTATAATTATGTTCATTATGCTTCAAAGTTGAAAGTTTTCATCTTTGACTACAAAACATCAAAGGGAGGATGCCTGCTATAacctaaaataataaacaaaaaaggtCGCCAAGCCTTATTAGCTGCTTCCCTTTTTTCATGGTTTGTGACATAGCTGCTGACTCACCAAATTGTGTGGGTACATTCAGAATATGTGACAATTCTTTGGCAGACTGGAGGAATATTAACTCAAAAAATAGTATAACCCCAAGTCAGGGTTTCATATCTCTttctggggagaggaagggagaaaatacATTACCACACACgtacatatgtatataagtgtgtatacatatataatttttaaattgattggCACTTCAGCTATAGTGAAATTGTAAATTTAAACTCTTCTACATAGCTATTTCTGTTCAAATGGGAATTCACTACTAGAGAATAAATGTCTATGTAGTCTTACTGCAGTGATGTAGATAAGGACTTaaacattaaattattaataacaacCAAATATGTCATTTGACTGAATTGTTACTATAGATGAAACTTAACTTTTCCTGCTTGTATATTGTTTTCTGTAGAGTTGCCTTTATACAGGTTATTTAGCAGAGTTCAAGTCTCAGAGAATTGCTTTTGATCAGTAAATTTAGGCTCTGCTACTTTTCACCTTTGTGTTCAGTAAAACttatgaaaaagacaaaagcatGCTCAACAAAGCTGTAGGTTcttaagttcagtctctcaacTCAGTCATTCTGACATAACTATTTGATTGATTCGAGGTGGTTGCTGTGGTGCTGCTCCAGCCCACGTGCATCCTGAGCTTTGTGTGATCCGTCTTGAGGCTGTGATCTGAGCAAGTGGAAGATGTACTTTTGGCATCACATCAGAAAATGTCCTTTTGGCTATGTCTGAAGGACAGGACCAACTTCAGATTCCCTAAGAAGCCAGCTATAGAAAGCCTAGGACACTGTTGTCTTGCAGGCAGTACTAAAGTATATCTTCAGCCTCTTCAATACCAGAGACATCCCTACTGGTTGAGAACCACAAGGGGAGACCTTAATGGGACCTTATCAGAAATGGAATCATCTGAGTCCTCTGAAGTGAGTGATTCTGAAGAATCTGAAGAGGTACTTCCCTGGAATAATTGCCTGCCTGaagaaaaaatgtacatatatattaatatttatatcccTGTACTTGGGAGATTGTCATAGTGTAAATCAGAAACAACCTTGTTATTGACAATCTCAGGAACCAGAATGAAAGGAATTGGCTTCAAGGGATCTGAGCCTCACTGCCCTTTTCATTTTAATGCTTTAATgatttctgcattggcagaaaaTTTCAtacttcctatttttttaaatgactcaaTTTTTTATTACTAAATATAGCACATTTGAGtacatttagaaaatagaaaaagtagaaattgtaataactttgtgCATCAAATAAGCAAGAAAGAGCATCTCAGTTATTTCCTTAATTACTAATTGGgttaaatatttgcatttttttcagtagCTGTGTTCCTCTTATAATCAAATGTTAATGTCCTTTGCTCTTATAATACCTATTGGAgttgctttctttttcatatcaAGTTATAGCATctctttatataataaatataatttaactgGCATTTGCTTGCATTGACTTTTTTCTCAGTCTGTTAGAAGTTTACAAGACAGGGCATTCAGTTAATTTTTGAGATCAAATTTGTCCATCTTTTGTATTTTGACCTTTTGGGTATAATTTTGCcaagtttcctttattttttatgtcattttgaTATATTACTTTTTTGGTGCTAATTCTGACATGCTGAAATGGTACTGTTCTGCAtaagcttttctcttttctttgttgagAAAAGGT
This portion of the Bubalus bubalis isolate 160015118507 breed Murrah chromosome 3, NDDB_SH_1, whole genome shotgun sequence genome encodes:
- the KLHL9 gene encoding kelch-like protein 9, translated to MKVSLGNGEMGVSAHLQPCKAGTTRFFTSNTHSSVVLQGFDQLRIEGLLCDVTLVPGDGDEIFPVHRAMMASASDYFKAMFTGGMKEQDLMCIKLHGVNKVGLKKIIDFIYTAKLSLNMDNLQDTLEAASFLQILPVLDFCKVFLISGVSLDNCVEVGRIANTYNLIEVDKYVNNFILKNFPALLSTGEFLKLPFERLAFVLSSNSLKHCTELELFKAACRWLRLEDPRMDYAAKLMKNIRFPLMTPQDLINYVQTVDFMRTDNTCVNLLLEASNYQMMPYMQPVMQSDRTAIRSDSTHLVTLGGVLRQQLVVSKELRMYDERAQEWRSLAPMDAPRYQHGIAVIGNFLYVVGGQSNYDTKGKTAVDTVFRFDPRYNKWMQVASLNEKRTFFHLSALKGHLYAVGGRSAAGELATVECYNPRMNEWSYVAKMSEPHYGHAGTVYGGLMYISGGITHDTFQNELMCFDPDTDKWTQKAPMTTVRGLHCMCTVGDKLYVIGGNHFRGTSDYDDVLSCEYYSPTLDQWTPIAAMLRGQSDVGVAVFENKIYVVGGYSWNNRCMVEIVQKYDPEKDEWHKVFDLPESLGGIRACTLTVFPPEENPGSPSRESPLSAPSDHS